ATAATGCAGAGCCTAAAAAGTTTAATTTTTGAACTTTCTCGTAAATCTGATTTGAAGTAAGTTTTTGTGGTTTTTGTGCGCTTATTGTTAGTGAAATCAATAAAAAAGATAGTAATAAAAGTACTTTTTTGTGCATTTTTAATAGTTTGAATACTACACAAATGTAACTTTTTTAACCAAAGTATGAAGTACATTAACAAAATGCTAACATTTCCATTGTAGACAATAACTGTTTCTCCAGAGAAAAAAAAACAAGTATTTTTCTAATCTAAAAAATACTCGTCTTTAAACCCTATTAAATACAATTTTTCTTGTGCACGGGTAACAGCTGTATATAACCAACGTAAATATTCAACCGAAGCCCCATCTGGTAAGTATGGTTGCTCTATAAAAACAGTTTTCCATTGTCCTCCTTGAGATTTATGACAGGTCATTGCGTACGAGAATTTTACCTGAAGTGCGTTGAAATACTTATTCTTCTTTACTCCCATAAATTGCTTGTATTTCGATTTTTCATGTGCAAAATCCTCCTTTACAGCTTCATATAATCGGTTAGATTCTTCATACGTTAATGACGGACTTTCACTTGTAAGTGTATCTAGCAACAACACTGTTTCAAAAGGTTTCATATCAGGATAATCAATCATACGAACTTCCACTTCTGCAAACTTAAATCCATAAAGCTCTTTAATTGAATTGATACGCATTACTTCACAAATATCACCATTCGCAATAAATCCTGCGGAAGAAGAATCTTTTAACCAGTAGTAGTTATTTTTCACCACCATCACGTAATCTCCCGTAGAAATTTCGTTTTCTTGTCCACGAATTTTAGTTCTAATCTGTTGATTGTATTGATTAGCTCTCTTATTTGAACGTACAATAATAGCGGTATCTTCCACGCCTATATCTCCATCATAAGCCATTGTTATAGCATCTTGAATATCATAGCCATCTTGTAGACGAATAATGTCGGGATAATTTAAATCAAACTGAAAATGTATTGAATCGTTCTGAATTAATAAGCGTAAATCGGTTGCATTAGCTAAAATTCCTGACCCTTCTTCTTGTCTAACCACTTCGTCTAACTCAATTTCGGTAACTTCTTTATTAAATTCAAACGAAAGCTTGTCTGCTTCTAAAGCTGGACTCATAGTTAATTTTACGGGTGGTAACTGTGCCGTATCTCCAATAAAAATAATTTTACAATTTTTTCCAGAGTATACATATGAGATTAAATCATCCAATAAAGAGCCATTTTCAAATAGTTTTGCGTTTTGCTTTTCATCAGAAATCATAGAAGCTTCATCTACAATGAAAAGAGTATCAGTATGCTTATTAGGTTGCATTACAAAATTTACAGCTCCACTACTTTGCTTTTTAGGAAAGTATATTTTTTTATGAATCGTAAATGCCTGTCGGTTAGAATATCCTGAAATTACTTTTGCTGCACGTCCTGTAGGTGCTAATAAAACTGCTTTTTGTCCTATTTTCCATAAATTATGTACAACAGTACTTATTATCGTTGTTTTTCCTGTTCCCGCATACCCTTTTAGTAAAAATAAAGCACGATTATCATCTGAAAAAATAAAGTCTGTTAAGACATCTAACAACTCATTTTGTTTTTCTGTAGGAGTGTATGGGAACTTTTGTAGTATTTCTTTATAAAATTTCGAAGCAGTTTGTATCATATTTCAAATAATATTCAAAGATAAGTCTATTTATAAATAATTATTTTCATCATTGAAAAAAAATTGTAGATTTGCGAATATCATACATTAAAAATTAAAAAAATGAGTTTATTATTAATGATTTTAGCAGCTGTTGTAGTTGCAGTTCTTTTAGCATTACTTGTTGTTAAGTTTGTTCCTCTAAAAATGAGATGGTTAGTCTCTATATTATTATTAGGAGCAACTGTCTTTTTAGTATATAAAATTTATAATGGTGTTATGGAGCCTATCAATTTTAACAAAGACAAGAGAGTACGTTATGCTAAAGTTATTAAGAATTTAAAGTTGATTCGAGACGCTGAAGTAAAATATAAAGAAGTTTACGGAACATATACTGACAATAAAGATACTTTACTTACCTTTATTAAAAACGGTCAATTAGCTATTACTGAAACTAAAAACGTTGAAAAAACAATTGAATTAGGTGGTGGTATTACTAAAGATATATCTGTTAAAGTTGTTGATACTGTAGGATACGAGCCTGTTTTAAAATATTTTGAAGGTAAAGAGTACGCTACTATGTTTGATGTTCCTGGTACAGAAGAACAATTTGAATTAGCTACAGGTAGAGTTGAAAAAGTTGCTGGTTTAGAAGTTCCTGTTTTTGAAGCTAAAGTTTCTAAGAAGCCTATCTTAAAAGGAATGAATCCTTCTTTAATAAAACAAGAATTAGAAGCTATTGAAACAGATCAAATTAAAGGTGAATTTGTTTCTGTTGGTTCTTTAACTGAAGTAACTGTAGGTGGTAACTGGCCTCCTTATTACGATAAAGGTGAAGCAATTGCAAAAAAAGAGTAAAAAAAATAGCGCTTTTGCGCAGCATAAAAGTCTATCCATCCAATTTAGTTTGGATGGATTTTCTTTTTGTATATCAAACTCAGAAACAAAAGAAATTCTTCTTTTTACTGAGTATACATTCTCTAGTTCTATCGCTTCTCCAGAACTATTACTAGATAAAATCATCCGTGTTTTTGATACTGACAAAGACTTACAACAAGATTTTACATCCGTTTTTGCTATCCACCAAAACAATTTGGCTACGTTAGTTCCTAACAAGCTTTTTGATAGAAACAACTTAGCTCCTTATTTAAAGTATGATGTAAAAACATTAAAAACAGACTTTATAACTTACGATTTACATACTATAATAGCTGCTAATACAGTTTACATACCTTATGTAAACATTAACAACTATCTTTTTCAAAACTTTGGAGAATTTGAATACAAACATCATTCAACAGTTTTAATTGATAAACTACTCAATTACTCTGAAAATGATTCTGAGGAGCAATTTTTTGTACATGTTTCCCCTTCTCATTTAGATATTGTTGTTTGTAAGGAAGGAAAGCTATTATTTTATAACTCATTTTCATATAATACAAAAGAAGATTTTATATATTATGTTCTTTTCACTGCTGAACAATTACAAATGGATCCAAATTCCTTCCAATTGACATTTATCGGTGATATTGAGAAAGAATCTGATATATACTCTATTACTTACACGTACATTCGAAATATTCACTTTATGAACCCTATAAATAGTTTTTTTACTGATAGTGAAGACTTTTCGAATCATTCTAATTTTATACTTATAGCCTAATGCGAATTATTTCTGGAAAATATAAAAGTAAAAGAATTGCAGCTCCTAAAAACCTACCTGTGCGTCCTACAACCGATATGGCAAAGGAGTCTTTATTTAATATTTTAAATAACTTCTATTACTTTGAAAACATTTCAGTACTAGATTTATTTGCTGGAACAGGAAATATAAGTTACGAATTTGCTTCTCGAGGTACTGAAACCATTTATGCTGTTGATGCTCATTATGCTTGTATAAAATTCATTAATCAGACAGCTAAAGATTTAAACATGTCTATTAACAGTTATAAAAGTGATGTATATAAATTTTTAGAAAAAACACCTCTTAAAACAGATGTTATTTTTGCTGATCCTCCGTATGACTTTGAGGAAAGTCAGTTTTTAAAAATAGCTGATATTGTTTTTGATCGTGATTTATTAAATGAAGATGGTCTTTTAATAATTGAGCATTCTAAACATACAGACTTATCTCAACATCCTTTTTATAGCTATGAGAAACGTTACGGAGGTAATGTTTTTAGCTTTTTTGAAATTACGGAAAGTGATGAAGAATAATTCAATCTACGCACTCACCTATTTATCTTTCTAAATTAACCAACCAACGACAAAAATCTAATTGTTAACGAATTAACATAACCCACACTTAAAACATCCTGTAGTTTTATCGTATAAATTTAAAACTATGTATTATGGAGTTCAAAATTAAAAGTTCTGACAACTATTTAAGAATATCAGGTGATTTAACCATTTCTAATGTGAAGCTTTTTGAAATAATGATTTATTCTTTTATAAAGAAATATAAAAACATTATTGTTGATATAGGTAATATTACCAATATTGATACTCTTGGAGTTAACTCAATAGTCGAAGCGTATCAATTTTCAATAAAAAAAGAAAAGAATTTACTTTTTTGTGGCAAGGGTTCAAAAGATATTATAGATGAATTATATTATAGAGATGTGGCGTAACAAAACAGCCGCAATATTAATTGCGGCTGTTTTGTATTTTTAAAGTAGTTTATAATAGCTTAAGAATACATCTTCTCTCTTAATTCTTTTACTTTAGGATCATCTAAATACTCATCAAAAGTAGCGTACTTATCAATAATACCTTTAGGTGTAATTTCTATAACTCTATTAGCTACTGTTTGCGCAAACTCGTGGTCATGCGTAGTAAACAAGACAGTTCCTTTAAAATTTATTAATGAGTTATTCAACGCTTGAATAGACTCTAAGTCTAAGTGGTTGGTTGGCTCATCAAGCATTAAAATATTAGCTCTAGTCATCATCATACGAGATAACATACAACGTACTTTCTCTCCTCCAGACAATACATTACTTTTCTTTAAAGCCTCTTCACCTGAAAAAATCATTTTTCCTAAGAAACCTCTTAAAAATACTTCCTCTCTCTCCTCTTCAGTTTGTGCGTATTGACGTAACCAATCTACTAGATTTAACTCTCCATTTTGAAAATAAGCAGAGTTATCTGCTGGTAAATATGATTGAGTAGTTGTTACACCCCAACTATATTTACCTGAATCGGCTTCTTCATTACCTGAAATTACTTGATAAAAAGCTGTAGTTGCTTTTGAATTTTTAGAAATAACAGCTACTTTATCTCCTCTATTCAAGTTAATATCTACGTTCGAAAATAATAACTCTCCTTCTGCGTCCTTTTTTGATAATCCTTCAATATTTAAAATCTGATCTCCCGCCTCTCTATCTCTTTCAAAAATAATCGCTGGATAACGACGTGAAGAAGGTTTAATTTCATCAACATTTAATTTCTCTATCATTTTCTTACGAGAAGTTGCTTGTTTAGATTTTGCAACGTTTGCAGAGAAACGACGAATAAATTCTTCCAATTCTTTCTTCTTATCTTCTGCCTTTTTATTTTGTTGCGCTCTTTGTTTAGCTGCTAATTGAGAAGATTCATACCAGAATGTATAATTTCCTGAGTAGTGATTAATCTTTCCAAAATCAATATCAGAAATATGTGTACAAACGGCATCTAAAAAGTGACGGTCGTGAGATACTACAATTACTGTGTTATCATAATTTGCTAAGAAATTCTCTAACCATGCAATCGTTTCGAAGTCCAAGTCGTTTGTAGGCTCATCCATAATTAACACATCAGGATTACCAAATAACGCTTGTGCCAATAATACACGTACTTTTTTCTTCGAATCTAGTTCTGATAATAATGTATAATGATCTTCTTCTTTAATACCTAAGTTAGATAACAAACTTGCAGCAGAAGCATCAGCATTCCAACCATCCATTTCTTCAAAACGAACTTGCAACTCTCCTATTTTCTCTGCATTTTCATCAGAATAATCAGCATACAAAGCATCTATCTCTGATTTTATTTTGTGTAGCTCTTTATTTCCCATCAACACAGTTTCTAAGGCAGTATACTCATCAAAAGCATAATGATCCTGTGTTAGTACAGACATTCTTTTTCCTGGTTCTAAATGAACTTGGCCTGAAGTAGGTTCTTGTTTTCCTGATAAAATCTTTAAGAATGTAGATTTTCCCGCTCCATTTGCTCCGATAATTCCGTAGCAATTTCCTTGTGTAAACTTAGTATTTACTTCATCAAACAAAACACGTTTTCCAAACTGAACTGATAAATTAGAAACTGATAACATGTATATTTTTTTTAATTCCGTGCAAAAGTATAAAAACTAAAGACTATAAAAGAATTTGCATGAAAGTTTTTAACATATTACTTTTGGCTCGTTTTAATTCTTTTTAACAACGAATTAACAGCCTAATATTAAAGAGTTATCTATTTTTGAACTCTAATATTTAGGGTAATTTAAATCATGATTAAGTATTTTATACCTCTCATATTAATTGTATTTATTGGATGTAACGAGTCCAATAAAAATAAGCCTACCTATTTTGGGGGTAAAATCATCAATCCTAAATGTGACTTCGTTGTATTGTCTGATAATTATGATTTTAACGACACCATTCCACTTAATAAGAACAATACGTTTATAGAAAGCTATAATAATTTTAAAGAAGGGTTATACATATTTCATCACGGTAATGAACTTCAATATGTATATATGCAACCTTCTGATAGTTTACTTATTAGGTTAAATACTTGGGATTTTGACGAATCTTTGGTTTTTAGTGGTGTTAATGCTGAGCGAAACAACTTATTAATTGAGTCTTTTTTACAGTACGAGCAAGATTACAAAAATACTTCTAAGTATCTTTCTTTGCCTAAAAATGAATTTTTAGCAAAAATAGACTCGATGAAATCTATCAAGAACGCTATTTTTGAAAACTACAAAACTCGTAGTAATGATGCTTCAGGTTTTATAGATATATTTAATATTTCTTTAAACTTTCCTTTGTATGCTAAACTAGAAGAGTATGCCATACAAAACTTAAAAGAAAAAACATCTGAAAAAATAGATAGCTCTTATTTTGAGTATCGCAGGAATGCTCCAACTGATAAAGACTCTTTAATGTTTTATGGCCCATATTACAGATTCATTATTAAGAAAATACAAAATGATGCTTACTTAAAGAATAATGGAGCAAAATCAGAAAATTTTATACAAGACTTATTACACTCTATTGATGAAAATGTAGTTCTTGAAACTGTTAAAAATAAAATGCTATATAATGCTGTTATTCGTAACTTTTATGAAGAACCAAGTAGTGAAATGAAAAGC
The nucleotide sequence above comes from Tenacibaculum singaporense. Encoded proteins:
- a CDS encoding TlpA family protein disulfide reductase — protein: MIKYFIPLILIVFIGCNESNKNKPTYFGGKIINPKCDFVVLSDNYDFNDTIPLNKNNTFIESYNNFKEGLYIFHHGNELQYVYMQPSDSLLIRLNTWDFDESLVFSGVNAERNNLLIESFLQYEQDYKNTSKYLSLPKNEFLAKIDSMKSIKNAIFENYKTRSNDASGFIDIFNISLNFPLYAKLEEYAIQNLKEKTSEKIDSSYFEYRRNAPTDKDSLMFYGPYYRFIIKKIQNDAYLKNNGAKSENFIQDLLHSIDENVVLETVKNKMLYNAVIRNFYEEPSSEMKSEAFFTFFKLNTNNEHKKNVQRLINDLKILTKGERLPSFKLIAADGELKDFKSISKGKNTVVLLKNYQYASDDWVSSRFNYLVKKNPDVNFILVNLCDSSKRFTKNVDVKYQYTIPSESAVCDFTTSKFPRMILVDKNGIIQNGYTSLSAKDISIEINNLQKIK
- a CDS encoding ATP-dependent DNA helicase, whose protein sequence is MIQTASKFYKEILQKFPYTPTEKQNELLDVLTDFIFSDDNRALFLLKGYAGTGKTTIISTVVHNLWKIGQKAVLLAPTGRAAKVISGYSNRQAFTIHKKIYFPKKQSSGAVNFVMQPNKHTDTLFIVDEASMISDEKQNAKLFENGSLLDDLISYVYSGKNCKIIFIGDTAQLPPVKLTMSPALEADKLSFEFNKEVTEIELDEVVRQEEGSGILANATDLRLLIQNDSIHFQFDLNYPDIIRLQDGYDIQDAITMAYDGDIGVEDTAIIVRSNKRANQYNQQIRTKIRGQENEISTGDYVMVVKNNYYWLKDSSSAGFIANGDICEVMRINSIKELYGFKFAEVEVRMIDYPDMKPFETVLLLDTLTSESPSLTYEESNRLYEAVKEDFAHEKSKYKQFMGVKKNKYFNALQVKFSYAMTCHKSQGGQWKTVFIEQPYLPDGASVEYLRWLYTAVTRAQEKLYLIGFKDEYFLD
- a CDS encoding ABC-F family ATP-binding cassette domain-containing protein; this encodes MLSVSNLSVQFGKRVLFDEVNTKFTQGNCYGIIGANGAGKSTFLKILSGKQEPTSGQVHLEPGKRMSVLTQDHYAFDEYTALETVLMGNKELHKIKSEIDALYADYSDENAEKIGELQVRFEEMDGWNADASAASLLSNLGIKEEDHYTLLSELDSKKKVRVLLAQALFGNPDVLIMDEPTNDLDFETIAWLENFLANYDNTVIVVSHDRHFLDAVCTHISDIDFGKINHYSGNYTFWYESSQLAAKQRAQQNKKAEDKKKELEEFIRRFSANVAKSKQATSRKKMIEKLNVDEIKPSSRRYPAIIFERDREAGDQILNIEGLSKKDAEGELLFSNVDINLNRGDKVAVISKNSKATTAFYQVISGNEEADSGKYSWGVTTTQSYLPADNSAYFQNGELNLVDWLRQYAQTEEEREEVFLRGFLGKMIFSGEEALKKSNVLSGGEKVRCMLSRMMMTRANILMLDEPTNHLDLESIQALNNSLINFKGTVLFTTHDHEFAQTVANRVIEITPKGIIDKYATFDEYLDDPKVKELREKMYS
- a CDS encoding STAS domain-containing protein, which produces MEFKIKSSDNYLRISGDLTISNVKLFEIMIYSFIKKYKNIIVDIGNITNIDTLGVNSIVEAYQFSIKKEKNLLFCGKGSKDIIDELYYRDVA
- a CDS encoding DUF3822 family protein, which gives rise to MKQLQKKSKKNSAFAQHKSLSIQFSLDGFSFCISNSETKEILLFTEYTFSSSIASPELLLDKIIRVFDTDKDLQQDFTSVFAIHQNNLATLVPNKLFDRNNLAPYLKYDVKTLKTDFITYDLHTIIAANTVYIPYVNINNYLFQNFGEFEYKHHSTVLIDKLLNYSENDSEEQFFVHVSPSHLDIVVCKEGKLLFYNSFSYNTKEDFIYYVLFTAEQLQMDPNSFQLTFIGDIEKESDIYSITYTYIRNIHFMNPINSFFTDSEDFSNHSNFILIA
- a CDS encoding RsmD family RNA methyltransferase; protein product: MRIISGKYKSKRIAAPKNLPVRPTTDMAKESLFNILNNFYYFENISVLDLFAGTGNISYEFASRGTETIYAVDAHYACIKFINQTAKDLNMSINSYKSDVYKFLEKTPLKTDVIFADPPYDFEESQFLKIADIVFDRDLLNEDGLLIIEHSKHTDLSQHPFYSYEKRYGGNVFSFFEITESDEE